The sequence attacgTTGTGCAATATGTATATAAGTAGTCATGAattgaataagaaaattaaGTAAATATTCAAGTGATCAAGCAGGATAAAAACACAATGGCtaacatataaaagaaaacaacaacaaatgatAATCAGATGGATGACATTTGAACAAAGGACACACATTAAGgttgtaattgactgctccataggcttacaatGTTACctgcaaaacagctgatctttgaaaaaaaaaattaaaaaaaatgctaaatagaaaaacaaaatcatgttcatttcatgtatgtactaatgtgaaattgtgatttaatcggaAAAGAGGGGTCTTGccactaaaaataaaaagttacgcaatcctgaagtcaaaacattttttttctactttctgttttctatttttattggccgcaccacttccagtaaacatgatatccttccattTTCCGGGATTTtcaaagtctatatatatatttcaattcagcataaacctataatcaaacagaaaaaaaatgagttcagaaaaaaaatcagaaacaaatgcactattttgttttcctccatgttttgacatgcaccagAAACTGgtgttgtaatacaagactggtaccttaAATTCCAAGCACCAAAAGATATGCAGGGGAGTCACAGGTGCTCCGGCAAAACAAACAGTTCCTATTTTGTCAggataaaaatatgaaaacaattgACAAATCATTTTCTTCTCGAAAACAGACTTACCTTTCGTGTATtacttaaatattttctattacataaatgaaaacttctttaattgaaataaacacaatgattttcttatataaCATTTCACTTTTCcagataaataaactcatcatagataagtTATCAGTGCTCTTATAGAAAATAGTTTTGACaatgattatattttatgtttttaggaAATTGGTTGAAAGCGTTGACTGTTTGTAATAATTTCATTGGACTTTTTTTGGTTCTGCCACCCTGTATTACTATGCTACACAAAACTTGGCTGGAATATAAAGTACTGTGTCAATTCCAAGGTTTTTTAGGAAATGTATTCCTTACAACGACATCACTTCTACTGTTGTGCCACTCTATAGAAAGGTAAGTAAAtactaaacatgtttatatagtTAATCTCAAATTCAGGCCAATAATGTTTGATCTCCGAATTTGCATTGTCAGTATATAGACATATAGTCCTTAGTACGGGCAAACAAAGGAAACTTACATTCGATTTCTTGATAAAAATTTCATAAGAAGATAACATACTTTAGATTgtctatttatttgttaaataagcTTTCCGTTATTGTGATTACAACTGAGACCACTCTCTACCAGAGATCAAATGATGTACAAGTTAACAACGTCACGTATGGATGAGCTAAATACCGCATAGTTAACTGTAAATTACCTTTCTACTTGATTTAAAATGTACGCTTCCTTACATATTACATGCtttgtttatagatatattcccacttaaataaaaattaaaaaaaacgggATTTTATAGTATTTACAAAGATGTAAATTTTCTGATAATTGAATTGGCGTAAATATTATTGCATAACTTTGTCATAtcttatataatgttttgtacTAATTTTTCGCTATTATTTTTTGGAACTCATACTAATAAGATACtagctttttaaaaatgtctttgCAATCATTTAAAGTGCATTTGAGTTTGAAAATGTACTTCTTTCGTTTACAATATTAaatggtgatttgttttgtagatATGCTGCTGTGGCTAGATGTCGCTACGATCGTCTTAAATCAGTTTTTGGCCGACTGTTAATCggaatgtttttattgtcaGGTAATTcgcatttttttattctcaataaaattttaatgttaacATACAACTATGGTCAATTTAACACTTCTAACAAGAACACGTGTTTAGTATAACATGATAACGCTGAAAGAACATGCAGCGGTCTCTCAGAATTTAGAAAATCTTATGTCagatttcaaaagatttttttttcaactgcgGGATGGGGTGGGACGTAGCTTGCTAATAGCTAGCAAACACCAGGAAGCAAACATAAACAGTCAAATGTTAGGTCTtgtttaaatgtcaattttattgtagtAATCGACCATTTGAGGATTCTAACAAACAAATGTGACACCTCAGACATTGCAATCGTAGAATTGACGGTAAATGATAGCAAACAAAAAAGTACATAAAGATTACATAACAGGTAgtcaattgatttatatttagcGAATCGTGCGAAAAAGAGTTTATCATACATGAGTTAATCTtctaacttgttttttttttataggagcTGTGCTAAGTGTTTTGTTCATAAAGAGAGATCCCATCTACTTTGCACCCGGATTGTTCAGTTGCGACATTATCAAAGATGAAATGTCATTTGTAATTGGAATACTGACTACAGTTGGTCCGTGCTTTTGCTGTATTCTGCTGTCAATTTTTGCTGTATGGAAAGTTTACATTCACCATAGAATCGAACCCATAAATATGCACCGACCCACAACTACAGAAAATATGTTTGGCGTGAGGTCATCAAATAATGTGCATCAACCTTGCAGGTTTTCAGTTAATCACTTGTCTGAAATGACAGCTTTGGGAAACTTAAGAAGATCAACGAAGGCATTATCTATCCTTCAGGTAATTTTAGCGACGTTGATCGTAACATCATTTATGCTGAAAAATATTTCCCGCTCAACGAATGCAGGAGAAGATGAATTCCTGCGAATTAGTTTATTTCTAACGGGCGTTGCAAGCTTACTACAGCCAAGCATTTTGTTATTGATGAGTAAACCAATGCGAAGACAAGTGTTGGAGCTCTTGTTTCGTCAACATAGAATCGCAGTAGCTTCCAGGGAATCATTCCGAATAATACAGCCTACCATACAACCTAGGGATGAGCCGATATCATCAGTTCAAATACCAAATTTCCTGATACAAGAACAAGAAATGAATATCCACGTTCATGTAGTTCCAAATGATAATGTTATTGATTCCAAAAGAGAGTCTATCGTGTCTTCCTTCTCGTGTGAAATCCAAATGGAAACGGCAACACCTCGAAAAGATCTTAATCAATTTGCATTAAGAAGAAATGTCGAAAATGGGATATCAGTAAGAAGTTCCATTACAAG is a genomic window of Mytilus trossulus isolate FHL-02 chromosome 1, PNRI_Mtr1.1.1.hap1, whole genome shotgun sequence containing:
- the LOC134726469 gene encoding uncharacterized protein LOC134726469, which gives rise to MLHKTWLEYKVLCQFQGFLGNVFLTTTSLLLLCHSIERYAAVARCRYDRLKSVFGRLLIGMFLLSGAVLSVLFIKRDPIYFAPGLFSCDIIKDEMSFVIGILTTVGPCFCCILLSIFAVWKVYIHHRIEPINMHRPTTTENMFGVRSSNNVHQPCRFSVNHLSEMTALGNLRRSTKALSILQVILATLIVTSFMLKNISRSTNAGEDEFLRISLFLTGVASLLQPSILLLMSKPMRRQVLELLFRQHRIAVASRESFRIIQPTIQPRDEPISSVQIPNFLIQEQEMNIHVHVVPNDNVIDSKRESIVSSFSCEIQMETATPRKDLNQFALRRNVENGISVRSSITSSSESVFVRIGSGWPASSPSIVLSDNRSMIKSRISLGSVTIGSTSRYGSTDSADSFCVRRQTLPPLSYNLSLVHKILPQAWVSEQCNKNSPLKRRHTLHSRSTRLGENSQSLLTPIENAGSLECSPRISTHSNSTTRRHSIRASRVASCLGKLQEFASNDSLFETVQ